One Pyrofollis japonicus DNA window includes the following coding sequences:
- a CDS encoding sodium:solute symporter family protein — MDVLAVSFLTAAIALYMFIAYRARAATAEEFYVAGRRVSPIRNGMATAADWMSGASFISMAGAVAILGYDASVFLIGWSLSYVLLAMAIAPFLRSYGKYTVPDFFEDRYYSKLARIFAVVMLYVVSLTYLTGQLLGVGIVLSRAVGASAALMSLIAPLIVILYSSFGGMKSITWTQVAQYVVLISAYWLPIVLLTNLWHPIPHVAYGGHVEKVDEMVMQLKDHAWTEPFWRPYADGHGQLNWLLATLALMLGTMGLPHVLMRFYTVPSVKDARKSVAWALFFIGLLYLTAPVYAALAGEKEYWLALQFKDLVGHPISEAQQRLAEIAAQHSWVAKWHSAGLIKIVDLNHNGVFDSLKELSIHKDIAVLGLPDMYGLGAVVASIILVGGISAALSTADGLLLAMTTAATRDIYKSIINPRASDKQELRIARISMVLIAFFSGLLAYVMAANPKIGAYIAKTVGWAFAFAASTLTPAMILGIHWKRTTKEGAIAGMLAGLAVTVPYVVLLAAGKIHPVTIAGQAIGSIAWGTIGFTVNLIVTIVVSLLTPPPPKNVQDLVEKVRVPILAEAPSEERR, encoded by the coding sequence GTGGATGTCCTGGCTGTGAGCTTTCTTACGGCTGCAATCGCTCTTTACATGTTCATAGCTTATCGCGCCAGGGCAGCCACGGCCGAGGAGTTCTACGTAGCTGGTAGAAGGGTTTCGCCAATAAGGAACGGTATGGCGACAGCGGCTGACTGGATGAGCGGTGCCAGCTTCATATCGATGGCTGGCGCGGTCGCGATACTGGGGTACGATGCGAGCGTGTTCCTTATAGGCTGGAGCCTCAGCTATGTCCTGCTAGCCATGGCTATTGCGCCTTTCCTTAGAAGCTACGGCAAGTATACTGTGCCCGACTTCTTCGAGGACCGGTACTATAGCAAGCTTGCACGAATCTTCGCCGTCGTTATGTTATACGTTGTTTCGCTGACTTATCTGACCGGCCAGCTACTCGGCGTAGGAATAGTGCTCTCAAGGGCGGTGGGCGCCTCAGCCGCGCTCATGTCGCTCATAGCGCCGCTAATAGTCATACTTTACAGCAGTTTTGGCGGCATGAAGAGCATTACCTGGACACAGGTGGCCCAATACGTAGTACTCATATCGGCCTACTGGCTCCCAATAGTACTGCTGACCAACCTCTGGCACCCAATACCGCACGTAGCTTATGGCGGACACGTTGAGAAGGTTGACGAGATGGTTATGCAGCTCAAGGATCATGCATGGACAGAGCCGTTCTGGAGACCATACGCAGATGGTCATGGCCAGCTGAACTGGCTGCTAGCGACACTGGCACTAATGCTCGGAACAATGGGGCTGCCACACGTATTAATGAGGTTCTACACTGTCCCAAGCGTCAAGGATGCTAGGAAGAGCGTTGCCTGGGCCCTCTTCTTCATAGGCTTGTTATACCTGACTGCTCCGGTCTATGCAGCGCTGGCTGGTGAGAAAGAGTATTGGCTAGCGCTCCAGTTCAAAGACCTCGTAGGACACCCAATATCTGAGGCGCAGCAACGGCTTGCAGAGATAGCGGCCCAGCACTCATGGGTGGCAAAGTGGCACAGCGCAGGCCTTATCAAGATAGTTGACCTAAACCATAACGGCGTCTTCGACAGTCTCAAGGAGCTTTCAATACACAAGGACATAGCGGTGCTAGGCCTCCCCGACATGTATGGACTGGGAGCGGTAGTCGCATCGATAATACTCGTTGGCGGAATCTCTGCCGCGCTCTCAACAGCTGATGGACTACTCTTAGCCATGACGACTGCCGCCACGAGGGACATCTACAAGTCAATAATTAATCCTAGGGCTAGCGATAAGCAAGAGTTGAGAATAGCGAGAATATCAATGGTCCTCATAGCGTTCTTCTCGGGCCTGCTGGCCTACGTCATGGCCGCGAACCCGAAGATCGGAGCATACATAGCGAAGACCGTTGGCTGGGCATTCGCGTTCGCTGCATCTACGCTGACGCCGGCAATGATACTAGGCATACACTGGAAGAGAACCACGAAAGAGGGAGCAATAGCCGGCATGCTTGCAGGCCTCGCAGTAACCGTGCCATATGTGGTACTCCTAGCGGCCGGAAAGATACACCCAGTAACCATAGCAGGACAAGCGATAGGAAGCATAGCGTGGGGGACGATAGGGTTCACGGTGAACCTCATAGTAACCATAGTGGTGTCGTTGCTTACGCCGCCACCGCCCAAGAACGTACAAGATCTTGTCGAGAAGGTGCGTGTCCCGATACTAGCTGAGGCTCCTAGCGAGGAACGGAGGTGA
- a CDS encoding DUF4212 domain-containing protein → MVATSKVLAYKKAFATWTTIYFIVWLVIALGLHLPAKQFYAPPGSEARIGGAPLNWWMIQISIALGIVLAFLYAYTINKLDEKFEKNV, encoded by the coding sequence ATGGTAGCTACGTCTAAAGTATTAGCGTACAAGAAAGCTTTCGCTACATGGACGACGATATACTTTATAGTATGGCTCGTCATTGCGCTCGGGCTCCACTTGCCAGCTAAGCAATTCTATGCGCCACCGGGGAGCGAGGCAAGGATTGGAGGAGCACCGCTAAACTGGTGGATGATACAGATTAGCATCGCGCTAGGCATAGTGCTGGCTTTTCTCTACGCCTATACCATCAACAAGCTTGACGAGAAGTTCGAGAAAAATGTGTAG
- a CDS encoding LysE family transporter, with protein MERAREISLRKVVIDTLLITPSGALSPGMLSASAVAVGAYLGVLGGVLVSLGHMLFELPYVAGLVLWVEKLEKILKRLEKPLALITLAFALFFALGLFETAYTVYTENKLDLNNGSLRVGSSPLGAVLAGIVFTGANPYFLAWWLTIGLPLIRGAAVHGRKGFAAMYAAHVWLDYVWLAFLAGLGGLARIAAKPYAVLLAGLGVVLTYFALEVALKAFTGKGITERIMDLLKL; from the coding sequence TTGGAGCGCGCACGCGAGATCTCTCTCCGAAAAGTCGTGATCGATACGCTGCTCATTACGCCTAGCGGGGCTCTAAGCCCCGGCATGTTGAGCGCATCAGCTGTAGCTGTTGGAGCCTATCTCGGTGTTCTTGGCGGAGTCCTTGTATCGCTTGGCCACATGTTGTTCGAACTACCTTACGTAGCTGGCCTCGTCCTCTGGGTCGAGAAACTAGAGAAGATTCTTAAGAGGCTTGAGAAACCCTTGGCACTCATAACGCTTGCTTTTGCTCTCTTCTTCGCCCTAGGCCTCTTTGAGACAGCGTACACGGTCTATACGGAGAATAAGCTGGATCTAAACAATGGCTCCCTCCGCGTAGGGTCATCGCCGCTCGGCGCGGTACTAGCGGGGATAGTGTTCACTGGAGCCAATCCGTACTTCCTCGCATGGTGGCTAACAATAGGGCTTCCGCTGATACGTGGCGCAGCAGTGCATGGCAGGAAAGGCTTTGCAGCAATGTATGCTGCTCATGTCTGGCTAGACTATGTGTGGCTTGCATTCCTTGCAGGCCTGGGAGGCCTTGCCCGCATAGCGGCAAAGCCATATGCGGTGCTCCTTGCAGGCTTGGGAGTAGTGCTGACTTACTTCGCGCTAGAGGTGGCCCTTAAAGCATTTACAGGCAAAGGCATTACCGAGAGAATAATGGACTTGTTAAAGCTCTAA